From the Anolis sagrei isolate rAnoSag1 chromosome 12, rAnoSag1.mat, whole genome shotgun sequence genome, one window contains:
- the LOC132764586 gene encoding claw keratin-like, with the protein MAYCGPASAVPSCEAAPVVGFGSGGSRGLGRSFGLGSGIGFGSSSGFGSGYIADAASLGVLSGVHPSCINQLPPSEMVIDPAPFAIVVPGPIISATPEPLLVGGHTPCAVSGVGISGFGSGLGSGFGSGYGSGLGGGYYGSRHGGYLGGRRGSLVRKGSICGPCS; encoded by the coding sequence ATGGCCTACTGTGGACCTGCCTCTGCTGTCCCATCCTGCGAAGCCGCTCCAGTCGTTGGCTTTGGATCCGGAGGCTCCAGAGGCTTAGGCAGAAGCTTTGGCCTTGGTTCTGGCATTGGCTTTGGTTCTAGCTCTGGCTTTGGTTCCGGCTATATTGCAGATGCAGCCAGTCTGGGAGTGCTCTCCGGCGTGCATCCATCCTGCATCAACCAGCTTCCCCCATCAGAAATGGTGATCGACCCAGCACCATTTGCGATCGTTGTCCCAGGCCCCATCATCTCTGCCACCCCTGAGCCTCTTCTCGTTGGAGGCCACACCCCATGTGCTGTTAGTGGAGTTGGCATCAGTGGATTTGGTAGTGGATTAGGTAGTGGATTTGGTAGTGGATATGGGAGTGGATTAGGTGGTGGATACTACGGTAGTCGTCATGGGGGTTATCTTGGGGGTCGCCGTGGATCCCTGGTGAGGAAAGGCTCCATCTGTGGTCCCTGCTCATAA